Below is a window of Gilliamella sp. ESL0405 DNA.
TTTACCTGCATTTAACGTCACGATCCCCACTACCATGTAAAAAGTGGTGGTTTTACCGGCACCATTTGGCCCTAATAAGCCAACAATTTCACCTGAATTAACTGTCAGACTCACATCTTCGACAACACGTCGTTTTTTATAAACTTTTGCTAGATTAACCGCTCTTAATATTGACATATTATTTATTCATCCCTTTTACTTGGCTTGGGATTATAGTAGTTTTTACTCTATTATTTTTACCGGGCTCAGCTACTATCACTTGTTTGTTAACATCATAGGAAATAATAGAACTTTTTATATGATTGTCTTGCTGAATAATTTCGGCATCACCTTGTAAAACAACACTATTTTCTTTTACATTATAGATAATTTGATTAGAATGCCCGGTAACAATTCGGTCATTTTTCGGTAATATTTGCTTAAAGTTAACCGGATTACCGTAACCGGTAATTTTTTGTTTTGATGTATCTTGCATATCAGTAATGGTAACTCTGTCGGCGTTTATGGTTAAACCGTCTTGAACAATGCGCACATTACCACTAAATGTCAGAATATTTTTTTCAATATCAATTTGCTGATTATCAGCATCAATCGTAATAGGCTTGTTGGCAACAAATACTTTTTGATCATCTTTATTAACAGACGTTTTATTAGCGGATTCAACAGCCATAGATCCAAAAGAAACAAATAAAATTAAAAATAGTGAAGAAATAATCTGTTTTTGCGATCTCATGTTTTATTCGGCCTCAGTATGGTAATAGGTTTTGACATTCTCAAGTATTTTAGCTGTTTTTGCCTGCAAATCACCAGCCAACCCTAGCCCGGTTGAATAATATCCAACCCCTTTGATCGTTATTGGGTCTTTTGAGGTGACAAGTTGAGTTGTTAAATCAATAACAGCATTATCAGTTAGTACTTTCTGTAATTGCGCATCAGGTGTTAAGTTAGTTAATTGAACATCGCGATACAGATAGATTTTTTTATCATTAGTTAATGCTGCTCTTTGAGCAGTAATATGCCATGTAGCAGAATTTTCTTGATCATAAAGCGTAACATTGGGCAAATCAAATTCTGTCACTTCAGATGAGTCAAAGTGTTTAACCTTACCCGATTCTATTTTATAGACAATTTCACCCTCTAAATTGTAAACATTGGTTACCATGTTATCACTCTGATAAATTGGCGTGTCAGATAAATTTGCAGTAGATTGCAAAACTTTAGTTTCATCACCTTTCTGGTAATTATAATAAACTCCGATAACCACAATCAGAAGCAATAAACAGATTATATTTTTTTTATTCATGGCATAAGTTAATCACACAAAGAAGATAAATCAGTTTTTCGAAACATCTACAATTGGCTTATTTTACTTTATTTTTCACTAAATTAATATCGGACATTAAAAGAAGTTAAATCATTGAGTGATATTAATTCATCTATATTTATATTCCCTATCCGTGCAGAACGTGGTCCGCCACAGTTAAGCCATTGTATTAACTTTGCTATCTGGGTGGTATCCCCTTGCGCAATAATTTCGACATCACCATTATCTAGATTTTTAACATAACCGACTAAACCAAGTTTTTTGGCTTGTTGATAGGTACAGAATCGAAATCCGACGCCTTGAACTCTACCGCTTACTTGTAATTTAATTTGTTTTATCATGATATCGCCACTGCATCTACGTTTAATAAAAAGTTAACCACTGTTAGGTAGATTGTAAAACTAAAATCAATTTCAATCTAATAAAATAGTGCTAGTGTTTGAAGGTGAGATTATTGAAAAGTTAGTTTCGCTAAATGGATAAAAAAGATCCTAGTTTATTGCATTATGGTTCATGCAAACAGACTAGGATCTTACGATTATTTAATTAAAATTACTAAATAAAAATTTATTAAAATTAATTAGTTGGTTTAGATAAATAAACGATATTACCATTTATTTCACCTTTATTTTTTAACTTAGCATTTTTGAGTGTAACAGTCTCAGTGTCAACTTTACCTAGATCTCGGTTGAAAAAACTGCCGTCAGATACCCTTAAATGTTTTACAGATTTTAACAAGCCATCATTAATAATATCATGAGCTTTCATATTGATTGCATGACCGGTTTGAATTAAACCAGCATTCTCTATCAAACCACCTGAAAAATCAGCTTGCCAACCAGCCGTAATTATACCTTTTGAAGCATTTTTGAATTCTACCGACGACTTAACAATTACATTGTCTTTAGCATTAAGTTTACCAATATTTACTGCCTCTACTTCGTCAATTAGTATCTCATGTGTAGCATCAACCGAGCCAAAATTCATGAATTTATTACCGGTAAGTTTGATATCATAACCTTTCAGGGTACCAAACCAGTTATTGATAAAATAATTGCCCTTCACTACAATTCTATCAGTACCAGTCATTTGACCGTCATTACTTGCGTTTTCAGCATCAATATCAATCACTTTACTCTCCATAACACCATCAACCATACCTTCTCGACCTCTGTTATAGAATTCTTTGCTAGCTTTGATTTTAATCGAATTAGGCGCTTCCATTATTCCGTAATTATCGACAAGTTCTGCATCAATATTAATCTCATTATCGCTTTCAATCTTAGAATCATATGCATTATTAAAGGTGATGCCTTTTAGATTGAATGAGCCATTACTAGAGACCAGAGACTTCCAATTGGTAACATGATCAGTATTAATTGTCAGATTATCTTTAGTATGTATTACGCCTTCATTATGAAATTTTTCTCCGGTTAAAGTGGCATGTTTATTTGCCAATATTCTTCCATCTTTACCATTTTCAACTTCCAATACTTCAGATTCGAAATACCCCTTAGATTTAATCAAACCGTAATTTATAAATTCTTTCCCTTTAACTTTTATACCTTCTAACGCGTTAAATATACCAACATTTTTTACCTTTAAGACATTAATGTTATTAAGATTACCAAGCAAACTACCGTTAGTATCATTATTAAAAATCTTACCTTCAAGATTCATTTTCCCATCGGTATATAAAGTTGCATAATTTGACAGTCTATCAAATTTCATATTTATACTGTCTGTTGCATAAATATACAAATGATTTTCAATCGTATCTGCTTGAATGTCTATATCTTTAGCTGTTATTTGCCCATTTTCCCAACGATTGACAAATTTTTCTGAAGTGATTGACATCTTATTGCCACTTGTTAGCCCGCTAAGATTTAACACATCCGAAATATTGATGTTTAAATTATTTTTCGCTATAACCTGACCTTGGTTATTAAACTCGCGACCTTTTAAGTCAACATTCTCACCGTCTATAATACCATGAGAGATAACAGCTAAATGATCAGAAAAAATATTTACTTTATCGGTTGCTTTAACATTAAAATAGTTTTTAAATATATTGGCCTTAATATCGATATCTTTTGCAAGTATATTACCGTTTTCCCAACGATTGATTAAACGATTTGCAACTATGGATACCTTATTGCCGGCAAATAATTGTCTATAATTTTCTGCATTATCGACCTTAATAGTTATTTGGTTTTTAGCATTAATATTGCCTTCATTTCGGAAAATTACACCTTGTAAAAGAACATTTTCACTTTCGATTAAACCAGGTTCGAAACTATTAAAAAACTCATTGGCTAAAATAGAGACTTGTTTGACGGCAATCATTTTACCTTGGCTTGATAATGTTTGAGTAACTTCAAACTTAATCTCATCTTCAGCATACATTTCACCGGTATTTCTTGAAGTTCTTGTTTTAACTTCAATATTTTTGCCCTTAGTAGTGCCACCTTCACCGTTAGTAAAATTGTTACCTTGTGATGAAACTGTTTGCCCCGCTTGAATTAAACCATCGTTACCTGTCCAGTCACCTGAGTTAAAATTAATATTCTCTCTTGTTTTAATTATTCCATGCACATTATTTTTAATCTCTTTGTTACTAGCAAAAGAAGCACTGCCATTTCGGCTACTGATATAATTTTGGTTTTCAACACCTCTACTTACACTTTTTATAACTATATCGTCAGCTACATCAATTGAGCCTCGATTAAGTATTTGTCCGTCAGCAGAAATATTGAGTTCACCAGCATTAGTCCAAATTTTTCCATCATTACGCACACCAACACCAAGCTCAGTACCGACCATTTTGATTTTATTGGCATACATTCCACCTAGCGCTGAGACATCAACGCCGAATTCTGGCTTACCGGAAGCCGAATCAGCACCTTGTTTTTCGATTTTGCTTAAATCAGCACTGACTTTATTTTTACCAGTGACAACATTTAACTGATTATCAGTCCATAACTCAGCATTAATCGATACACTACGAGAGATAAGATCGGTATAATCTTGACCAGATGCTCGGTAACCATTACCATTGATTTCAATTTTACCACCTTGAACGTCATAACCTTTCAGACTGCCATTTTCGATTATTGGTTTACCAGTAGTTAACGTAGCACGGTCAGCGTTGATAAAACCACAACCATTACAGGTGATACCTGCTGTATTTGCGATAACAACTTGTGCTTTTTGACCGGCAACTTCAACATAACCTTGTAATTGAGACGGATTTTTAGAGTTAACTTCATTAAGAATAATTTTTGCACTATTGGTTAATGATTGGTTACCATTTATTGCTCCGCCTAATTGAGTATTTGAACCATTACGAGAGTTATTAAGGATTACCCCTTCTTTTGAAACATCAAATTGGTTAAATTTGTTATGCGATACACCACCACTAGTTGGTGAGGCAATATCAATTTGTGTAGCACCATTACCTAATTGATGAACGTTTGGACGTTGATTTTGGCTTGCATTTTTATCCACCACAATATTTGACGCATAGCTTGTTCCGGCTACACTCACCAGACCTAAAGCAACATACGATAAGAATACTAATGGCTTTAATGCACTTGTTTTACTCTTACCAGCTAAGTCATTTTGTGAACTGATTGATTTTGTTTTTTTAGCACTTCCCGAAACCGCTTGGTGTGATTTGACAATTTCAGACACAACCACAAACAAGCCACGAGCTTGATTAAAAACAATTCGATATAAATTTTTATTCATAGTATTTTCACCTTTCATCTATTTTATATTGCTCAAATTATGAATTTAAAGAGCAATTTGTTTTAGTAAAACCATTTCCAAACACAAATGACTTAACTGAGTAACTAAAATCAGTTACATCATTTATTCAACGCAATAAAAAACACTATAACTAATTGATATAACAACTAATTATCGTATAAGTACAATTAATCAAATGAATTTTATTCTATTAACTGCCAACTCAATAACTGAATAAGTATCAATGCATTATTGTTGCCATTTAATCCAAATTTATTAGTGAAGTTAACAACGTTAACTATGAAGTAAATTAGAGTATAATTAATTGTTAACTATTCTCTTCAATTCGCTGCTCAAAAAAGGTATTAAAGCCCTACGGACTTATCATTAAAAACTGATTTGTTACTAATTTATGATGTTATAAATTGATATAACACATATTCACTTTTTAATACTGTTTTACCAAAATCAAACTACTTGTATTTATTCTTATATTTTTAACCATACTGCACTAATAAATCATCAAACCTTTTACATCAATTTGATAGCCATTATCATATAATAATCTTTATATGAATAACGGGTCAAAAGGTTTTATGTAAAGTTTCTTTTGCATGTTTCGCATGCTAATATCTATTGATTAAAAATAACAATCTTTGTCAAAAAAATGATAACTCATTATTTTCTAAAGTGTTATTTTTAAGTTTAATTATTTCCTTTTAAAAACACTTACTAACTAATTAATAAGTCCAATTCAAGTAAAACCCTAAAGTTAAATGGTTGGTTTTGAATTTATTCGGTTTGTAAAGTGGTACACCAACAAACAGATCATAATAGATATCAAACTGACGTCCTCTTACACCAACCACTGAGCCAACCAATCGTTTTCCAACCAAATCTTCAGAATTCGCTCCAGACACCTGGCCAGCGTCGAGTCCAAAATAGAGTTGCTGATTGGTTGGCATTTGCCAATTTAACTCATTACGGATATATATCCCATTATCCGCTGTTAACATACGCTCGCCGTCAAACCCACGAACAGTCCAACGACTACCAATTGAAAAACGGTCTGGCGGCGTGAGTTTATTGCGCCTAGTCATTTGCCCACGAGTTTCAAAAATATAAGCAAAATTTTGATTACCTAAGCTAAAGGGCTTATATAAAGACAAATCGAATTTAAAAATATCGGTCAAAGCACTGGCAATACCCACTTCTTCTTCATGCGCTTTTTGCGCACCAAACCAGCGTACCCCTTTTTGGTACCAAAGCCCTAAATCCAACGTCATATTATCGATATAATGACGATGTTGTAGCCCGATTTTCCAATTGGTTGTTTTTCGGCGTTGAATCTCTAGCTCCAAATCTTCCATATAGTTATGTGACTCTCGTAAATTGATGCCATAACTTAATGTTGTTTTTTGGGTTGAGTTACGATGAATGATCCGGCTAATTTGGAAGTTATAGTTTTTACTTCTTCCTTTATATTGATAATCGACAATCCCGGGAATATTTTGATGATAGGTGTTGCCATATATAGTGGCAT
It encodes the following:
- the lptA gene encoding lipopolysaccharide transport periplasmic protein LptA, encoding MRSQKQIISSLFLILFVSFGSMAVESANKTSVNKDDQKVFVANKPITIDADNQQIDIEKNILTFSGNVRIVQDGLTINADRVTITDMQDTSKQKITGYGNPVNFKQILPKNDRIVTGHSNQIIYNVKENSVVLQGDAEIIQQDNHIKSSIISYDVNKQVIVAEPGKNNRVKTTIIPSQVKGMNK
- the lptC gene encoding LPS export ABC transporter periplasmic protein LptC, with protein sequence MNKKNIICLLLLIVVIGVYYNYQKGDETKVLQSTANLSDTPIYQSDNMVTNVYNLEGEIVYKIESGKVKHFDSSEVTEFDLPNVTLYDQENSATWHITAQRAALTNDKKIYLYRDVQLTNLTPDAQLQKVLTDNAVIDLTTQLVTSKDPITIKGVGYYSTGLGLAGDLQAKTAKILENVKTYYHTEAE
- the yccX gene encoding acylphosphatase encodes the protein MIKQIKLQVSGRVQGVGFRFCTYQQAKKLGLVGYVKNLDNGDVEIIAQGDTTQIAKLIQWLNCGGPRSARIGNINIDELISLNDLTSFNVRY
- a CDS encoding filamentous hemagglutinin N-terminal domain-containing protein, whose translation is MNKNLYRIVFNQARGLFVVVSEIVKSHQAVSGSAKKTKSISSQNDLAGKSKTSALKPLVFLSYVALGLVSVAGTSYASNIVVDKNASQNQRPNVHQLGNGATQIDIASPTSGGVSHNKFNQFDVSKEGVILNNSRNGSNTQLGGAINGNQSLTNSAKIILNEVNSKNPSQLQGYVEVAGQKAQVVIANTAGITCNGCGFINADRATLTTGKPIIENGSLKGYDVQGGKIEINGNGYRASGQDYTDLISRSVSINAELWTDNQLNVVTGKNKVSADLSKIEKQGADSASGKPEFGVDVSALGGMYANKIKMVGTELGVGVRNDGKIWTNAGELNISADGQILNRGSIDVADDIVIKSVSRGVENQNYISSRNGSASFASNKEIKNNVHGIIKTRENINFNSGDWTGNDGLIQAGQTVSSQGNNFTNGEGGTTKGKNIEVKTRTSRNTGEMYAEDEIKFEVTQTLSSQGKMIAVKQVSILANEFFNSFEPGLIESENVLLQGVIFRNEGNINAKNQITIKVDNAENYRQLFAGNKVSIVANRLINRWENGNILAKDIDIKANIFKNYFNVKATDKVNIFSDHLAVISHGIIDGENVDLKGREFNNQGQVIAKNNLNINISDVLNLSGLTSGNKMSITSEKFVNRWENGQITAKDIDIQADTIENHLYIYATDSINMKFDRLSNYATLYTDGKMNLEGKIFNNDTNGSLLGNLNNINVLKVKNVGIFNALEGIKVKGKEFINYGLIKSKGYFESEVLEVENGKDGRILANKHATLTGEKFHNEGVIHTKDNLTINTDHVTNWKSLVSSNGSFNLKGITFNNAYDSKIESDNEINIDAELVDNYGIMEAPNSIKIKASKEFYNRGREGMVDGVMESKVIDIDAENASNDGQMTGTDRIVVKGNYFINNWFGTLKGYDIKLTGNKFMNFGSVDATHEILIDEVEAVNIGKLNAKDNVIVKSSVEFKNASKGIITAGWQADFSGGLIENAGLIQTGHAINMKAHDIINDGLLKSVKHLRVSDGSFFNRDLGKVDTETVTLKNAKLKNKGEINGNIVYLSKPTN